In Thermodesulfovibrionales bacterium, the DNA window TCGGGAAAGGCGACGATATCGGCAGAGGACTCTCCTGCCCTCCGTATGTACTGAATGATCTTCTCCGTGTTGCCCTCTAAATCCCCGACGGTCGGGTTGATCTGGGCAAGGGCGAGTCTCAGCGTCCTCATGACTAATAATAATGAAAGGGAGCCGATTTGTAAAGGCGAGCCGGCCATCGTTGTGCTGTCACCGTCAGCGATTTTCTTCGCCCGATATATTATAATGTGCGGAGGCGATTATCTCTCTTCCAAGGAGGTTCGTAAGGCCTTGCGATTATGGCCGAAGTTGTTTAAGGGTTTTCGGGAAGTAAAGGTCTTCTTCATATCCTTGAGCCTGATTGTGCTCTTCTTCATCGCTGCAATCTTTTTCGGTATCTATCTCAGGAGCGATGCCCTGATGTTCGAGACCATCAGGGATGAGGCGAGATCATATTTTGACCTGATCCTGCAGACGAGAATATGGAACGCACAACACGGCGGCGTCTATGTGGAGAAGAAGGAGGGTGTCGGCTCAAATCTTTATCTGAAAGAGGTAGGCATCGAACCGGACATAGTCTGCAGCAACAACAGGGTTTTGACGATGCGGAATCCCGCCCTTATGACGAAGGAGATTTCTCAACTTATCGGGAAAAGAAGCGGGGTAAGATTTCACATAACCAGCCTCAAACCGATAAACAGCGAGAACTCACCGGACAGGTTCGAGCGTGACGCGCTTCTGGAATTTGAAGGCGGTAAGAAGGAGGTCTCGAGCGTGGACAGGACAATCGTTCCACCTCTATTCAGGTATATGGCACCTCTCTCTGTGGAACAATCGTGCCTCGCCTGCCACGAACGGCAGGGATACAAGGTGGGAGATATCCGCGGGGGCATAAGCGTCACGATACCGCTCGGCGGATTGGAAGAAAAGATGCGCACAAACAGGATCATGCTGATGCTCCTCTTGATATTCACCGTTGTGCTTCTCATGTCGACCCTCTACTATATGGTCTGGAGGCTTGTTTTACGGCTTCATGAATCTAGGAAAAAACTAAGGCATATCTCGATCACCGACGAGTTGACGGGACTAAGAAACCGGCGGTATATCATGGGACGATTGGGAGAGGAATTCCAGCGGGCAAGGCGCATCGAGAAGTCACTGGGCGTGATTATGCTCGATCTCGATAATTTCAAGCAGCTGAACGATCTTTACGGGCACCAGTTCGGAGACGTCATACTTCGTGCCGTGGCTAAGCGGATGCAATCGAGCCTCAGGGACTATGACCTCGTCGGAAGGATCGGCGGGGAGGAATTCCTTATCGTTTCGCCTGATTCCGATATTGAAGAGACCGGCAGGATCGCCGAGAGGATGAGGACCATCATCAGAGACGAACCTATCGGCGACGGTTCGAAAGAGATGACCGTTACTGTCAGCGCCGGCATAACTATGCTGAGAGATGAAGACCGGGGTATCGATGCCCTGCTCAGGAGAGCAGATAAGGCGTTATACAGGGCCAAACAGGAGGGGAGGGACAGGGTCGCCTCGTCCTGAGAATGTTGTTGCCCGTTGATTTCCGTGAGGCTCTGCCGCCCCGATAAACAGTTGTAACCTCGCTCCAATATAGTGTAGACTTCAAAGACCGATAATCAAGATTCGAGAACGTATCTCAATGCATAACCGGTGAAGGAGGAATAATGATGAAGAAGGGAATAATCGCAAGTTTCGTTTTAGTTGGCCTGTTGATCTTCAGTCAGGCCTACACTGCTGAGCAGGCGGTGCATTCGGGTCATCACGGGTCACAGGCCGAAGTCCAGCAGGTCAAGGAAATCGTCAGCCGTATCCTCGCAAACAACGCCGACTTTATGAAGAAGCACGGAGCGGAATATTTCAACCCTTTCCTCGAATCGCAGCATCCTAAGGCGACCGTCGTCTCCTGTTCTGATTCAAGGGTGCATGTGCATGCCCTTGATCAGACCCCGGACAATGACCTCTTCGTCATAAGGAATATCGGCAACCAGGTTGCGACCGCAGAAGGCTCTGTAGAGTACGGGGTGCATCACCTCCATACGCCGCTGCTCCTCATTGTCGGTCATGTGAGGTGCGGGGCGATCAAGGCTGCCTTGGGCGATTATTCGAAGGAGTCCTCCGCCATAAAGAAGGAACTGGATACCATATCGATAGCGAAGGGCGGCGACTGGCTCGAAGGGGTGAAGAAGAATGTGAACAATCAGGTTGCGGATGCGATGAAGAAGTTCGGCGCTGAGGTTAAGGATGGAGACCTTGTCGTTGTCGGTGCGGTGTATGACTTTGCGAATGACCTCAAACAGGGATATGGAAAGCTGACCATTATTAACGTGAACGGCGACACGAGCGCTGACAAAATCAAGGTCTTCGTCGATACGAACAGCAGCGCGATGTAATCTCCAGTCGATAATGGTGATGCTGAGACTTGTCTAAACGGGCAGGGCAGCCTTTGCCCCGCTTTGCTATCATTGCCCATACCCGATCCCACTGAAGGTGAACGAAAAGGCGAACTGATCGTTCGCTCGGAAAAGAATCACTCCCTTCTCAAATTGTCAGAATATCGAGTGCACCGACATAATGACACGTTCAAGAAACTGCAACTAGCAAGCAGTACATCCAGTACAAGAAACAGGCAGATTTTTGCTCCTTGGCAAGACTTCTGCACGAACTCAACACAGTGAAAATGCGCTACAGCTCAGTTACGATCGGTTCTCACAATTCTATTGGTACGCGCATGGTTCAACAATCAGCTGTCCACAGGAAAGAAAGCATGAATGATATAATGTGTATAACTTGACAAGTAAGTTTGCAGGTGCTAAAGACCCGCCCTCGGCGGGGCAGCCGACACGGAATGAGGAGGGGGAAAACAATGAGAGGAAAAACAATGAGAGGAAAAACAGTTCCTATGCTGATTGGATTGGCAGTGGTGATCCTAAGCGTGGTTTTGCTGTCCTGTGCGACCACCCCTACGACTCAGTCCGAGATAAACGAGCAGCGGGCATCAATTCGGGACATGGCAAACCGGACCCTCTCAGAGCTCTACGGACAATACCCGGGAGCGAGATCGAGGGTACATAAGGCAGCCGGATATGCGGTCTTCAGCGACTTCGGCATGAAATTTCTGTTTATGGGTTCGGCTACCGGCCATGGCATTGTGATAAACAACGAAACGCGGCATGAGACCTTCATGAAGATGGTCGAGCTTCAGCCCGGGTACGGATTCGGGGCCCAGAAATTCAAGGTCATTTTTGTCTTCGATACTCAGGCTGTGCTCAACAACTTCGTGAATTCCGGCTGGGAGTTCGGAGGCAGCACGGCAGCGGCAGCACAGACGAGCACTCAAGGCGGCGGCGCTGAAATGGGAGCGACGGTATCGCCCGGCATGACCATGTACCAACTCAGCGGAACCGGAGCTATCGTCGGTGTCAGTATTACCGGTGCCAAGTATTACAAGGATGACACACTGAACTGAGACAGATTTTGGCAATACATGAAAGTGACTTAGGGGCCGGGCAATCTCGGAAATGAAAAGCAATGCTCGGCCTCGTTTTCAGGAGCGAAAACAGTTCTCAGGGTAATACCCGTGAGTCGTCCACTGTTTCACCTGATTCCCCGTCCGTGGCTCCCAATGTCAATGCCAGATGAACAGAAACTCCCTCCGGATTCAGGAAGCTTGGAAGCCGATCTTTTCAAATCAAAAATAGATTAAGAGGTAGAGCAGCTGAATAAACGTAACGGCTTGGCCAGCAGGCTAGTGAAAGGCTATCAAGCCAATGCCCGGCAACGCAGCACTTAACGACCACCCCAAAAGTCGGGATACAACAACGTTAAGCCTAGTGTGATGCCATATTTTGGCGCTGGCCCATTGTACGAGACGTCCTTGAACGCCTCGACGAAACAGCTCACATCTTGCCGACCGATCTTGAAAACACGTCCCGCTCCGAGATCAAGCGGCAACAGCCGCTTGCCGGTCTTCCAGTCAAAGACGATCTGGGGCTGTGATCTGACAAACCAGCCTTTTCCTAATTGGTAGGAAACGAAGGGTTGCAGAATCATTTGATTCACATTTGCACGATCGGGATCGCCGCCAAAAGAGAACAGGTTTTGCACAAGCACGCCCGCCAGCCACCGCTCTGGCACAAACGCCAGCACCGCAGCTGGTCCCGCCTGCCATTTGCCCTGACCAGTGACAGACGAACTAGCCGTCGGAAATATGAAGGCCGGCCCAACTCCCCATAGTACACTATGCTCCTCATTGAATATGGCAACGTCGACGAATTTTAGATCGCCGAACCCTGTCGCATTGCCGGGGAGTGTGACTGCCACTGGAATCGTTAAGAGCGAAAGCTGAGGAAAGGGCAGCAGGCGGTATTCAGGTAATGGCATGGTCACACCAATCGTGAATGTGTTGCCATGCCCTTCCAACCCCGCGAATTGGGGAGCGTAGCTATCCTGAAACCGGACTTGCAGAATACTCGATATTGGCGCATTGGCTTGTTTGACCAGGTCCGGCTGCGTTGGGGCGGTCATATTTCCGTCATCAGCCCGCACCCCGCTGGAGCCAAGCGCATACAGCAGGAAAAGAAAAAATAAGATGTTCAAATTCTTAAGATTCAATTTTGAGTACCAGACGCGGAGTTCTCACAGTTCCCAAAGCCCTCACTGCAAGATATTCCGCCATTAGCCCGAAAATTCGCATCTCCACTCCTCAGTCAAATTAACATAGGTGTACTTTTATTGCCTCCGATTATAATCTGTGATTTTGGGTTTTTGTCAATAATGCTTTCATTTAGATGTTTGATGCGGCAATTCACCACTATCGCAGACTGCTTTTGGGTGATAAAATTATATCGAGGAAATAAGATAGCTTCTCATGACTGTCCACGACTAAATTGGGACGAACCATCTAGAGGAGAGAGAACATGGAGCGGAAGAGATGATTGATTGGCGAGTACATAGGTTCGAGCACAGGAAGGACATCTTCTTTGGGGGCTGCAAAGGCTATTTCGACTTTTATCCCGTGATCCGAGCTCGCCTGAGTTTTGCGGCTTCGAGTATCTTTCGCCTGATAAGGTTGTCGGCATCAGTCCACGAAACGATCTCATCAATGCTGCGATAGCACTCCGGACAAATATTGTTCTCATTGAGCGAACACTTCTTAACACAGGGTGATATTACTTCATCTTCTTTTTCATTTCGCGATTTCTTCATTTGACTAGCACTCTTTCATTTAACAGGCCTAAGACGCGGAGAAAGGAATCTACAACGACTTCAGAACCAGAATAACCCCCGCTCCTAACATGACCCATCCGATAGAGAAAAAGATCGTTGCAATCCAATCGAGGGATTTATAGTCAGAATCGGACGAGCGATACTCTTTTCTAGAATTGATTGCCAGCTCCCGAATTGCAAGGGCGACTTGTGACAATGCTACGGTAATCGGACCTCCAAAAATAAAGCTAATTCCAAATTGCAATCCCAGAGCTTTATCCAGTATGAGACCAAACCTGGTCAACTCAGTGCTGACACTATCCATAATTTGACTCCCCTCCCGAAAGTTATAATATCATTGGTCAAACTATACTTTCATGTCTCAGATAAGTCAACAAGCCCTTCAGATATGAGATCATCGGGAAACCATTATAAATATGACGATTTGAAACAGGTGGAAATACTACTACCTATACCATGCAAAAAAAAAGCGGCAAGATTATTCACTTGCCCCGAGTGATTTAATTCGACGAAAGCGCCCTAGCGTTCTCTTCTCCTCCGTTTCCTCAGATGACAAACGGAGCCTAATCCTGCAGCCAACATAAATATAATAATGCCCCATTCGGTAAGAGTGGGCACGCTAACGCTGGGAGCGCTAACGCTGCATCCGCCGTCGACTGGTCCGTTGACAGTCGAGACCGTAACGCTCGATATATTTGAAGGGCCGCCGCTGCTATTTGTAATCCCAATCCATAGTGAGATCGGCGTATTTCCATCTATGCCGGGAACAACTCCGCTTTGAAGCTGGGCCAAAGTATACGTCTGTCCAGCCCCGTCACCCGCCTGCATAAAGATTGAGGAGGTTGCATTGAGCGTAGCGCCATTCCCCGAGCCATAGCTATCACCATTTAATCCGGTGAGAAGGCCGGCGCTATCAAAGGCAAAAAAATGCCCATCACCGCTTGTGTCAAGCCATAGGTTTATTGTTGGATTACTCCCGGTGCTGACAACAGACACACCCTGCAAATCATTAAGTTTGATTCCACTGTTAAAGAAAAGAACTATACCCGCGTCCGAGTAACCCGAACCTGTGGCAGTCAGATGAAAACCGGAGCCTGAAATGGAAGATGACGCATCTACTCCCGGAGGGGTACCGGCTCCCGGCGGCATCTGGGTATTCCTCACGTAGAAACCACCGCTGTCATTCACAGAGAAGTCCACGTTGCGACAGGATGTTGTGAATACGGTTGTGAACGCGTTAGCCATTGTCGTGGCCACACCAACCATAAAGACCACGAAAAAACATCCCACCCGCAAGAGTTTCCTCATAATCTGTCTTCCTTCAAAGGGTCAGTGAGATCCCTGACTGCCTGTGCCACGCACAATTATATCAAATAGTAAATATACGTGATACAGGAAGGATTGTTCTTCTGGTAACCCATCCTGTATGAGCACGCTTTAGAATGGAATCCATTGTCAGTCGCACCTCGCTCGTCGGCGAAGTCCCGGCTCTTACAGCCCAATCGTAATTGATCTGCGAGGCTAGAACAGTCCTTGTTTCAGGGTGCCGTCTGCCATTACGTATATCGGAACTCCCGTCAGTTCCGCTTTCTGGGCCTCCGTGATGTCTTCTTCGACCATTCTCGTCGCCTCTCTCAGGATATCAACCTCTCTCGTGAGGTCTTTCCTATTCTTCTTCAGCCATTCTGCCTGCTGTTGAACCGCCTTTTGGGTCGCTCCCGGATGAATCTGCTCGAGCGGGAAGAACTTCACGATCACCCGGTATTCCCCTGTGTAGCTCCGGATCTTCTCCATGGCCGCTTTACAGTAGGGGCAGTCCGGGTCAAAAAACATGAAGACCGTCTGTTTGCCCGACGGATTATAAACGATCCTGTCCTTCTCGGTGAGTTTGAATCCTATTCTGCCGAGTTCCGGCTCGAGCTGTTTTGTAAAAATCGGCTTGTTGTTGACATAGACCATCGAATTCGGCACTATGGACTTGCCGTCGCTCGAGATGAAGATGAGGACCGGCATTTTTGCGGCTCCCTCCTTGACATAGACGACGACGGCTTTCCAGTCAGGGGAAGTCGTATCCGCCACTTCCCTGATCGCGTAATCCTTGACCTGCGCTGAAGACGCTATGAAGTCGGTCGTAATCTTCTTGTAATCCGGTTTTGAACACGAGACATTTACGAAGGCGATGAAGACTAGAGAGACCAAGAGGATAATCTGTTTCATTTCTTTCTCCTTAACGATCGGTGATTGCTGCGAAGGCATATAGGAGAGTACCACAGGGAATTAGGATTTTCAATATGAGGGTGCGGATTTCGTAAAGAGCCGAGGTCTTTTGCGTGAGGCGTGCTGTCGATCCGAACGGGCTTCTCAATCGCCTCATGGGCGGTGAGTCACTTCAGTCCCCGTGCTTTGAAAACTCGGGGATGATGCGCTGGTACTCTTCATACGGCAACTGAGAATGCCAGTTTCCGGTAACCATAGCCGCACCGATCGTAAGAAAGATGATGAGGAGGAGAATAATCGGATAGAGATAGGGCCTGAGAGTCCTGCTGTTTTTCCGCGTACCGAGGGTTATATCGAGGGCCCCTTCCGAAGGACAACGGCTTACGCAGGTCATGCAGGCAAAACACTCCGGAGATTTCACCGTGTCCTGATTCTCCACGACGATGAGCGACGGACAGTTCTCGGTGCAGGAATGGCAGTGCACGCAGTTCTCTTCCTTCCGCCGTATCTTAAAGGGACTCAGGTAGCTCAGCAGCCCGAGGAGCGCACCGTAGGGGCAGAGATACCTGCACCAGAAGTTCTTATAAAGGAGAGAGAGCCCGCAGTGGACCAGGAGCACCCAGAAGGTGATCTGAGACATCTCCGTAAAGAATTTCAGCATCCTCACGTCGACGATCTTGTAATAGTCGGTGATGAAGAAGAGTACGATCATATTGAGGGGCATGATAATCCCTATCGAGACGAGGAAGAGAGCCATGAGGATATATTTTAAGGATCTCAGGGAGGTATCGGTCGATTTTCCGATATTGAAGTTTCTCCCGAATATCCTTTTGCCGGTCATCCAGAAAAACTGGGAGACGGTTCCTACCGGACATATCCAACCGCAAAAGCCTTTTTTCATGACGAGCGAGACCCCCATCGCCGAGACGAACAGAATGAGGCCCGCCGGATGGACGGGATCTACCACTCCCGTGAAGAGGAAGTATTTAAGCGCCATGAGGCCTGATATCGGCAAGAATGCGTCAACTGAGGAAGGTCTCTCGAAAAAGGGATAGGCGTTATTTTCGAAATGAAGAACGAACTGGTAGAAACGATACCCTATGAAAAGCACGAAGAGGAGAAATGCGAGTTGTATGACATACCGGAATGTCCTGATGTATCTCCTCTCGCGGCTCATCTTTTATTATAGCTTCTTTACACGTCGCAACGACAATGATCTT includes these proteins:
- a CDS encoding diguanylate cyclase: MRLWPKLFKGFREVKVFFISLSLIVLFFIAAIFFGIYLRSDALMFETIRDEARSYFDLILQTRIWNAQHGGVYVEKKEGVGSNLYLKEVGIEPDIVCSNNRVLTMRNPALMTKEISQLIGKRSGVRFHITSLKPINSENSPDRFERDALLEFEGGKKEVSSVDRTIVPPLFRYMAPLSVEQSCLACHERQGYKVGDIRGGISVTIPLGGLEEKMRTNRIMLMLLLIFTVVLLMSTLYYMVWRLVLRLHESRKKLRHISITDELTGLRNRRYIMGRLGEEFQRARRIEKSLGVIMLDLDNFKQLNDLYGHQFGDVILRAVAKRMQSSLRDYDLVGRIGGEEFLIVSPDSDIEETGRIAERMRTIIRDEPIGDGSKEMTVTVSAGITMLRDEDRGIDALLRRADKALYRAKQEGRDRVASS
- a CDS encoding carbonic anhydrase → MMKKGIIASFVLVGLLIFSQAYTAEQAVHSGHHGSQAEVQQVKEIVSRILANNADFMKKHGAEYFNPFLESQHPKATVVSCSDSRVHVHALDQTPDNDLFVIRNIGNQVATAEGSVEYGVHHLHTPLLLIVGHVRCGAIKAALGDYSKESSAIKKELDTISIAKGGDWLEGVKKNVNNQVADAMKKFGAEVKDGDLVVVGAVYDFANDLKQGYGKLTIINVNGDTSADKIKVFVDTNSSAM
- a CDS encoding YSC84-related protein, whose amino-acid sequence is MLIGLAVVILSVVLLSCATTPTTQSEINEQRASIRDMANRTLSELYGQYPGARSRVHKAAGYAVFSDFGMKFLFMGSATGHGIVINNETRHETFMKMVELQPGYGFGAQKFKVIFVFDTQAVLNNFVNSGWEFGGSTAAAAQTSTQGGGAEMGATVSPGMTMYQLSGTGAIVGVSITGAKYYKDDTLN
- a CDS encoding thioredoxin fold domain-containing protein → MKQIILLVSLVFIAFVNVSCSKPDYKKITTDFIASSAQVKDYAIREVADTTSPDWKAVVVYVKEGAAKMPVLIFISSDGKSIVPNSMVYVNNKPIFTKQLEPELGRIGFKLTEKDRIVYNPSGKQTVFMFFDPDCPYCKAAMEKIRSYTGEYRVIVKFFPLEQIHPGATQKAVQQQAEWLKKNRKDLTREVDILREATRMVEEDITEAQKAELTGVPIYVMADGTLKQGLF
- a CDS encoding 4Fe-4S binding protein; this encodes MSRERRYIRTFRYVIQLAFLLFVLFIGYRFYQFVLHFENNAYPFFERPSSVDAFLPISGLMALKYFLFTGVVDPVHPAGLILFVSAMGVSLVMKKGFCGWICPVGTVSQFFWMTGKRIFGRNFNIGKSTDTSLRSLKYILMALFLVSIGIIMPLNMIVLFFITDYYKIVDVRMLKFFTEMSQITFWVLLVHCGLSLLYKNFWCRYLCPYGALLGLLSYLSPFKIRRKEENCVHCHSCTENCPSLIVVENQDTVKSPECFACMTCVSRCPSEGALDITLGTRKNSRTLRPYLYPIILLLIIFLTIGAAMVTGNWHSQLPYEEYQRIIPEFSKHGD